ACAAAAACGGATCAATGGGTTCGCCGCGATTACCCGTTGGGCAATAACTCGGTGCGTTCTTCGTACTCAGTGCGGACCGTAGTAACGGGAACCTTGCGGACTTCTTCTTGCTCCTCGTAGCGGACGGTGGTGACCGGCACAGTGCGAGTTTGCCCTTCTTCGACCCACTTCTCGGTTGTCACCGGCACTTTGTAAGTTTGCTGTTCCTGGACGTACTTCATCGTGGTCACCGGCACCTTTTGGACTTCTTCCTGCGGCACGTAATGGACGGTTTGCACAGGCGTTTGCTGCGCGACGACCTGCGAGGTGTAAGAAGTCGTTGGCACGTATCCCCAGTTGAACCAGCCGTATCGCACGGGCATATACGTTACGTAAGGCGTGTATTGCGTAACGTAATTAGTTTGCACGGCCGACTCGGTGACGGGCCGGTTTACGACCACGCGCTGCTCCTGCTCGCTGGTTTCGTAAACAGGCTTGTAAACCGTGCGAGTTTCCTCGCGCTCGGCGGTTTCAATCACCGGCTTGCGGACGATGACTTTCTCTTCTCGCTGTGCCGTTTCCACCACCGGTTTGCGGACAATCACTTTTTCCTCGCGCTCGGCCGTTTCGACGACCGGCTTGGCCACCCAGTAATGTCTTTCGGTATAGGCCGGCGTCGAAGGAGCGTAATTCACCGTGGTGGAAGCAGGCGCAGCATTTATTTGTTCAGACGCTGCGTAATTAGTTGTGACTGTTGTTGCCGGCACACATGAGCAATTAGCGCCGAGTGCGGAATCAACGCTGGGTGCGTAATAGGTGGTCACTGGCAGCGGAGTTTCCATGCTGGAAATAGTCGGCGCGTAATTAGTGACAATGGGCGCCGCATTTTCCACAATCGCTGTACCCGGATAGGCAACGGTTTGCAAAACCGGCACAGGTGTCCAACCGTCATAACCGATCGCGGCATCATCAGCGTGTGCAGTTGAAATTGAAAACGAGAAGGCCAACAAAGCCGCGATACACATGGTGTTACGGTGTGCGAACATGCAAGTTCTCCCAGTCGATAATTCTGGATGGGGCCACATTTCCCGGCGCTTGCGATTATAAGGCGCGCCGCTTCGCAATTTCCAGCGGCTGCCGGAAGAAATTACCGCCGCAACTGGAACACATGGGCCGGGCCCCGCTGCGGGTCCAATTCCACATACTCCCGCGCGCCTTGCCAGGTGAATTTCCGGTCACTCAGCAAATCCAGCACTTCGTAGCTGCCGCCGCTTAAACGGAATTGATCTAACGGCAGTTCGAGCCAGCCGGAATGAGCCCGGTGCGGATCAAGATTCACAATCGCTAGCACGATGTTGCCGGCGTCGGCTGTCCGTTTGCTGTAGGCCAACAGTTGATCGCTGTCGATGGTGTGAAAAGCCAAATTTTCAGCGCGTTGCAAAGCAGGCTGTTCACGGCGAATGCGGTTCAAGCGGCGCAACAGATGGCGAAGGCTGTCGGGACGGTTCACATCCCAATGCTTCAACTCATATTTTTCAGAATTCAAATACTCTTCGCTCCCCGGATCGCGCGGCGTTCGCTCCAACAGTTCGTAGGCTGGACCATATACGCCCCAATTCGCGCCCAAAGTGGCCGCCAGAACGGCCCGCACGGCAAAGGCCGGAGGTCCGCCGCGTTGCAAGTAATCGTGCAAAATGTCAGGCGTATTGGTCCACAAGTTCGGTCGAAATACCTCGGCCAGGGCCGGTTGCGAAAGCTCAGTGAAATACTCCGTCAACTCCTGCTTGGTGTTTCGCCAGGTGAAATACGTGTACGATTGCGTGAAGCCCAACTTCGCCAGCCGGTACATAATTTTCGGCCGCGTGAACGCTTCGGACAGGAACACCGCGTCGGGCTGTACCCGCTTCACCTCCGCCAGGCACCACTCCCAAAAGCCAAACGGTTTGGTGTGCGGATTATCGACCCGAAAAATATGCACCCCCTGCTCCGCCCAAAACAGAAACACACTTTTCAGTTCATCCCACAAGGTTCGCCAATCATCGCACTCAAAATCGAACGGATAAATATCCTGATATTTTTTCGGCGGATTCTCGGCGTATTGAATGGTGCCGTCGGGCCGGTGGCGGAACCATTGAGGATGCTCCTTGACATAGGGATGATCGGGCGAGCATTGGAACGCAATATCGAGCGCGATCTCCATGTTCTGTTTCCGCGCAGTCGCAACGAGGGCACGAAAATCGTCGAGCGTGCCCAACTCCGGATGCACGGCTTTGTGGCCCCCTGCGGCCGCGCCAATGGCCCAGGGGCTGCCTACATCTCCGGGTTCACATTGCTCTTGGTTGTTTTTGCCCTTGCGGAAAGCTTTGCCCACCGGATGAATCGGCGGCAAATACAGCACGTCGAAACCCATTTCGGCGATGTATGGCAAATGAGCAATACAATCGCGAAACGTGCCATGTTTTCCCGGTGCTGGGCTGTACGAACGGGGAAACAATTCATACCACGCGCTGAAGGCTGCCCGCGGCGGGTCGACAAGAATTTCTAGTTCGGGTGAAATGGTTGCCTGACTGCGATCCACATAACGGTCCATGAGCGCAAGTAAGCCTTCGTCCATGGCCACCGCATATCGAGATGCCTGATCGAGCGCTGCAAAGTTCTTAGTGGCCGCAATCGGCGCGGCATATGCGCTCAATTTAACGGCATCATGTTTCGCAGCAGGGCCGAAAGCGGAGACGGAAGTGGCTCGGACGGCGGCGGCTTCCACCAGTGCCGCGCCAATTGATAAATCCACGTGCATATTCTGGCCCGCGTCGTTTCGTTTTTTCAAATCGTGCCGCCAGGTATGAAAGCGATCGACCCAGCCGACGATGCGGTAACCATATCGACCCAGTTTTTCCACGTGAAAGGAAGCACGCCAGCGGTCATTGCCCAATGGCGCCAATGGCTGCTCCTGCCAGACAGAGTCGTCGGAATCCTCCGCATGCCGATGTTGTAGCACGGCCACAACCTCGTCGTGGCCGTCGGCAAACACGTCGGCTTCGACAACCACTTCGTCGCCGACTATCCGTTTGATGGCGAATCTGCCACCGTCCACCATGGGACGGATTCCTTCGATGGCCACGCGCGGGAAATCAACTTCGTTTTGCGTCATGAATGAAAGGCACTTGTGCCTGCAAATACAATTTTAGGTCGCGCTCCGTCCGCCGCCACTGCTGGGTGTGACGGCTTGGATGTCGGTGGCTGCCGTTGGTTTATCGGCCGGCACATTGGTGGGCGCGGCGGGGATTAATTCCGGCGGCTTTACCGGAATGGCTTGGGATTGTTCGTTTATTGCCCGCAGAATGGCAACCGAGCATGCTCGCAGCGCATATTTGGCTCCGACAGGGAACAATGCTTCGTCCGTTTGCAGATCGGCCGTATCCAACAGCCGCTGCCATTGCGAGATGCCGTCGAACGGGGGCAACTCAAACGGCACGTCAATTTTTTGATCGCCGTTGAATAAAATCAGCAACGTATCGCCGTGGATCGGCTCGCCATGCTCGTTAACGTCCACGTGTTGGCCGTAGAGCTGAACCCCCAAACAACGGACAAACGGCGCTTTCCAGGCTTCTTCCGTCATTTCCTTGCCGTTGGGGTCGAGCCACAAAATATCGGGAATGGCCGAACCTTCCAGCTTTTCGCCGTGGAAAAACCGCCGCCGTTGCAATACCGGCTGCGAAAAATACAAGCGCACCAAACGGCGGGTAAATTCCAACAGTTCTCGCTGCGAGTCGTTCAGGTTCCATTCAAGCCAGGTGATGTCGTTATCTTGGCAGTAGCAGTTGTTGTTTCCTTTTTGCGAATGGGAAATTTCGTCGCCGGCCAAAATCATCGCCACGCCTTGCGAACACTGCAGCGTGGTTAGCATCGCCCTTTTTTTGCGGGCCCGCAGGTTCAGTATGTCAGCATTCTCGGTCGGCCCCTCGGCCCCGCAGTTCCAACTGTTGTTGTCGTCGGCGCCGTCGCGGCTTTCCTCGCCATTGGCCTCGTTGTGTTTGTGATCGTAGGAAACTAGGTCTTCCAGCGTGAAGCCATCGTGGCACGTGACGAAATTGATGCTGGCGTTGGGCGGGCGCTTGTTCCAGGCGTATAAATCGCTGGAGCCGCAAAACCGCGTGGCGAACTCGGGCACGACGCCGGCGTCCCCCTTCCAAAAACGCCGCACGCAATCTCGATACTTCCCGTTCCATTCCGACCACAAAACGGGAAAATTGCCGACCTGGTACCCACCTTCGCCCAAGTCCCAAGGCTCTGCAATCAGCTTCACCTGCGAAAGAACCGGGTCTTGATGAATAATGTCAAAAAACGCTCCCAGCTTATTCACGGCGTGCAGTTCGCGGGCCAGGGTGCTGGCCAAATCGAACCGGAAGCCATCGACGTGCATTTCCAGCACCCAGTAACGCAGGCTATCCATAATCAACTGCAATACACGCGGGTTTTGCATGTGCAGCGTGTTGCCGCAGCCGGTAAAGTCCATGTAATACCGCGGGTCTTCCGGCGACAGGCGGTAATAACTGGCGTTGTCGATTCCGCGAAACGTCAACGTCGGGCCCATTTGATTGCCTTCGGCCGTGTGGTTGTAAACCACGTCCAAAATGACTTCGATCCCCGCGGAGTGCAGGTTCCGCACCATCGTTTTGAACTTCGTCACCGCATTCGATTGCGGATCGTTCGCCGCGTAATCATTTTCCGGCGCGAAAAAATTCAGCGTATTGTAGCCCCAGTAATTGGTCAGACTTTTTTCAACTAAATGGCGATCGTTCAAATGGTAGTGTACTGGCAGCAGTTCGACCGCAGTGATGCCCAACTGCTGCAGGTGCTTCAAAACCGGATCGGTTCCTAACCCGGAATAAGTGCCTCGGGCCGATTCAGGCACGTCGGGATGCAATTTGGTGTAGCCTTTAACGTGCAGCTCGTAAATCAGCGTTTTTTGCCACGGCGTGCGTGGCGAACGATCATCGCCCCAGGTGAAAGCTGTATCGATCACCTTTGCCAACGGGGCATACCGGGAATTGTCGCGCTTATCGAACGACAAATCCCCCTGCGAATGCCCCACACGGTAACCAAACATGGAGTCGGCCCACCGCAAATTCCGCCCTATGCACTTGGCGTAAGGATCGAGCAATATCTTGTTTGGGTTGAAGCGGTGCCCTTTGGCCGGCTCGTACGGGCCGTACACTCGGAACCCATACAGTTGGCCCGGGGCCACATCGGGCAGGTAGCCATGCCAAACCATGTCGTTATGCTCAGGCAACAAGACCCGGGCGAATTCAGACTTAGCCTCGGGCGAATCAAAAAGGCATAACTCCACCTTTTCGGCGTTTTCCGAATACAGCGCGAAATTCACACCCCGGCCGTCCCAGGTAGCGCCCAACGGATACGGTTGACCGGGCCAAATTCGCACGAGCGGGCTCCAAGTAGTCGGTGGATGTTATGAATGGCGGCGAGGCAAGGTGAGGTCAGCGGTAGCGGCCTGTATCGTGCAACTACCGTGCCTTCAATTTTTGAAACAGAGCATCGTCTTTCAACTTTACCTTCTTAACTGGCTCCGGCGCTAATCCCAAGGACTGGCCGGTTGGGGGTGCGTCGGTTGCGCCGGCGCCAGCGCTTGCTCTTCTTCGATCACTCGCGGCGGCGGCAACATGCGAACCTGCCGGATTTCCGGAACAATGTACACCAAATTCCACAAAAACACTAAGGCCGCGGCGGGCAGAATAATCACTAATAATTCGTCATGCACGGTGGAAATTCGTGGATCAATCGTCGCAATGCAGCTCCAGTACGGATCGGTCAGATGTCCCAAGTTATAGGTGCTGCGGTGAATATCGTATGGATCAATGATGCCTGGTATGCCCCAGCCCGCCATCACCAACAGCAGGTTTACCAGTACTCCCGCAGAAAGCGTCACTTGGGTAAACCTTCGCAGCAAACGCAACAGTAGATTTCCCACGCCTAGATAAAGGACGAAATAACCCACTAGCAGCAGAATTTGTGTAATCAATTGCGATGGCGGCGCCAGTCCCGTGGCGGTGGAACCACCGCTGGCTTCCCCGTACCACACGGCGCAGATGGCCAAAACCGAAATCGCCGCAACATTGCTGACAGCAAACAAATATCCCGTTCCCGCTCCCGGGTTGAATAGGGTGAACAATGCTCGGCCTAAATCCGATTGAGGTAACCGGCGTTTTACTCGCGGCGAAAGCTCCGTGGCCTCCCCGCTCATGAAACCCCCCATCACAAACCAGTACATCGAGGCCACAACCACGGCAATCACGCCGAGAAAGCCGACGCCGGCTGCCATACTACGATTCTGAGACATCGTTTTCAACGCGCCGAAACCGATCCAACCAATGAACAAAACTTGCTGAGCCAACATTGCCCACCGTAGCGGCGTGGATCGGTTCTCGGCGGTAAACGTTAATTGCGCCGCCGCCGCGAAATACAACAACACAAACGTGCTCACGTAAAAACTCAAAAATGTCAAATTCTCCATCCAAAACTCCGAGCTGCTAAACTCCAGTCGTGGATTTCGCAATCGTTCCCAACACAATTGCCTTGCTCCTTGAAAGGCGGAGAATAACGTCACGATAATCACCACCGCCAGCAATATCTGCCAGTGTTTTTCCTTGGCGATGGTGGCCAGCAACAGCGCGCACATCGAAAAGCCCAGCGACGCCAAAAATGTGTCAAACAAAATCCAGCAGATCGTCGGCACGTCGATCCCGCGCAGCAAATACGTAAACGCCAGACAAGGCGCCACCGCCGAAAAATAAACCGCCATTTGCGCCACGGAACTGCCCAATTTTCCGGCCACAATTTGTCGCGGCCGCAACGTGGTAATCGCCACCAGTTCGTACGTGTTGTCTTCTCGTTCGGCAATTAACGAACGGA
This genomic stretch from Pirellulales bacterium harbors:
- a CDS encoding alpha-1,4-glucan--maltose-1-phosphate maltosyltransferase, which codes for MTQNEVDFPRVAIEGIRPMVDGGRFAIKRIVGDEVVVEADVFADGHDEVVAVLQHRHAEDSDDSVWQEQPLAPLGNDRWRASFHVEKLGRYGYRIVGWVDRFHTWRHDLKKRNDAGQNMHVDLSIGAALVEAAAVRATSVSAFGPAAKHDAVKLSAYAAPIAATKNFAALDQASRYAVAMDEGLLALMDRYVDRSQATISPELEILVDPPRAAFSAWYELFPRSYSPAPGKHGTFRDCIAHLPYIAEMGFDVLYLPPIHPVGKAFRKGKNNQEQCEPGDVGSPWAIGAAAGGHKAVHPELGTLDDFRALVATARKQNMEIALDIAFQCSPDHPYVKEHPQWFRHRPDGTIQYAENPPKKYQDIYPFDFECDDWRTLWDELKSVFLFWAEQGVHIFRVDNPHTKPFGFWEWCLAEVKRVQPDAVFLSEAFTRPKIMYRLAKLGFTQSYTYFTWRNTKQELTEYFTELSQPALAEVFRPNLWTNTPDILHDYLQRGGPPAFAVRAVLAATLGANWGVYGPAYELLERTPRDPGSEEYLNSEKYELKHWDVNRPDSLRHLLRRLNRIRREQPALQRAENLAFHTIDSDQLLAYSKRTADAGNIVLAIVNLDPHRAHSGWLELPLDQFRLSGGSYEVLDLLSDRKFTWQGAREYVELDPQRGPAHVFQLRR
- the glgX gene encoding glycogen debranching protein GlgX; this translates as MRIWPGQPYPLGATWDGRGVNFALYSENAEKVELCLFDSPEAKSEFARVLLPEHNDMVWHGYLPDVAPGQLYGFRVYGPYEPAKGHRFNPNKILLDPYAKCIGRNLRWADSMFGYRVGHSQGDLSFDKRDNSRYAPLAKVIDTAFTWGDDRSPRTPWQKTLIYELHVKGYTKLHPDVPESARGTYSGLGTDPVLKHLQQLGITAVELLPVHYHLNDRHLVEKSLTNYWGYNTLNFFAPENDYAANDPQSNAVTKFKTMVRNLHSAGIEVILDVVYNHTAEGNQMGPTLTFRGIDNASYYRLSPEDPRYYMDFTGCGNTLHMQNPRVLQLIMDSLRYWVLEMHVDGFRFDLASTLARELHAVNKLGAFFDIIHQDPVLSQVKLIAEPWDLGEGGYQVGNFPVLWSEWNGKYRDCVRRFWKGDAGVVPEFATRFCGSSDLYAWNKRPPNASINFVTCHDGFTLEDLVSYDHKHNEANGEESRDGADDNNSWNCGAEGPTENADILNLRARKKRAMLTTLQCSQGVAMILAGDEISHSQKGNNNCYCQDNDITWLEWNLNDSQRELLEFTRRLVRLYFSQPVLQRRRFFHGEKLEGSAIPDILWLDPNGKEMTEEAWKAPFVRCLGVQLYGQHVDVNEHGEPIHGDTLLILFNGDQKIDVPFELPPFDGISQWQRLLDTADLQTDEALFPVGAKYALRACSVAILRAINEQSQAIPVKPPELIPAAPTNVPADKPTAATDIQAVTPSSGGGRSAT